DNA sequence from the Thermodesulfovibrionales bacterium genome:
CGGGGACTATGTTTTTTGCGAGAACCCGCTCAGAGCCGCGGTAGGTGAGCGGCTCCCTGACAGGCGCCCACTTCCTTACCTGCTGCAGTTCGACCTTCTCCTTCTTTTCGTCAAAACCCGTTGCTATGACGGTAATCTTCACTTCATCTTCGACATCCGGATTAATGACCGCTCCGAATATGATATTTGCGCCCTCGTGGGCGGAGTCATAAATAATCGAGGCGGCGTCCTGCACGTCCCCGAGAGAGAGCTGCGTGCCGCCGGTGATGTTGATGAGGATTCCCCTGGCACCTTCGATGGACGAGTCTTCGAGGAGGGGATTCGTTATCGCTTTCTTCGCCGCCTCAATAGCGCCGCCTTCTCCCTTTCCGGCCCCGACGCCCATGACAGCCCTTCCGGTGTTCTCCATCGTCGTCTTCACATCGGCAAAATCGACGTTAATGAGACCGGGGGTCAGGATGATATCGGAGATCCCCTGTATCGCCTGTCTGAGGACTTCATCGGTAACGGAAAAGCCCTTGTGGAATGCCACCTTCTTTTCGACGACAAGAGATATACGGTCATTGGGGATCACGATGAGGGTATCCACGTTAACCTTGAGATCCCGCACCCCTTCCTCAGCCTTCAGCGCCCTCGTCTTTCCTTCGTAGAAGAACGGTTTTGTGACGATCGCCACGGTCAATATCCCCATCTCCTTCGCGAGGCTTGTGATAACGGGAGAGGCGCCGGTGCCGGTACCTCCTCCCATGCCCGCTGTAAGAAAGATCATATCGGCGCCGCGAAGGGAGTCGGCCAAGACTTCCCGGTCTTCCAGGGCGGACTGTTTTCCTATCTGCGGGTCGGCGCCGGCTCCGAGCCCCCGCGTAATCGAAGCACCGATCTGAACCCTTGTCGCGGCGAGCGATGTCTCGAGTGCCTGCATGTCAGTGTTCACGGCGACAAAATCGACTCCCTGGAGACCGGAGGCTATCATGTTATTTACGGCATTGCCCCCCGCTCCTCCCACACCCACTACCTTAATCTTCGCTGCCTGTCCTTTTACGTCGTCGATCTCAAACATACATCCCCTCCTGTCCTCTGATTTATTTATCTAAAAAAACCGTTAACCCATTTTCTCATGCGTTCAAAAACCCCGGCAGCTTCAAAATCGGCATGATCATGATAATACCGGCTGAGACCGTACCGGACTAACCCCACACCCGTTGCGTATATGGGACTGCGCACCAGGCCCCCGTCCGTCACTCCCTCGGGTATGCCGATCTTCACGGGGGTACCGAAGATCTCACCGGCAAGCTCCCCGATTCCCCTCAAGAGCGATGTGCCTCCCGTCAGCACGACTGCCGCCTTCGAAAGGGCAAAGGGGACACCTACCACCTCTTTTCTGACCAGTCCGAGGAATTCTTCGCACCGTGCCCGGATTATTTCCGAAAGGTGCCGCAGCGGTATCTTCAGGGTCTTTGCTTCGCCGCCTCCAAGATCGATGACGGCAGACAGGCTTTCATGACTATCGACCATTCCCGGTGACGCGCAACCGTATGCCTTCTTTATCTTTTCAGCCTCTCCCGCGGTCACTCCGAGACCTACGGCGATATCATTGGTAAGGTGGTCCCCGCCGATCGCGAGCACCGCCGTGTGACGCAAGACGCCATCCCTGTAAAGGGCCATGTCCGTTGTGCCGCCGCCGATATCTACGAGAACCGTCCCTTTATTCCTCTCGGTCTCCCCCAATACGGCTTCAGCAGAGGCGAGGGGTTCGAGGAGGATGTCGAGCACATCGACCCCCGCCCTCGTGCAGCACGCGATGAGATTCCTGACCGATGCGACAGAACCGGTGACGATATGGACATTAGCCTCAAGGAGTTCCCCCTGCATTCCTATCGGATCCGTAATGCCGTTCAGTCCGTCAAGCCTGAAACCTGCGGGTATTACATGGAGGATGTCCCTCTCCACAGGCACGTACACTGCACCGGCAGCGTCCATCAGCCTCTCGACGTCATCCAGCCTCACCTCTCTGTTCTTAATAGCTATGGCGCCGCTCCCGCTGAAGCCCTTGATGTGTCCTCCGGCGATTCCGACGTAGGCAGACCGTATCGGCCGGCCGGCCTTCTCCGAGGCATCCCGTATCGCCCGCTGTATCGAACTCACGGCCAGATCCGCATCGACCACGACACCCTTTCTCAGCCCCGCTGATGGGGAAACGCCTACCGCCAGGATCGTGATCTTCCCCCGCTCCTCTTTCCCGACTATGGCACATATCTTCGTCGTGCCGACATCGAGACCGACGGCGAGTTTGCTCCCCGATTTCTGCGAAGCGGTCATCTGACCACCTCGTTCACCGGCTTGACGACAACTCTGCTGGCGAATCTAAGGTCAACGTAATCAACGGTGATCGCCCGCTTCTTTATCTCATCTTCAAGGGAAAAAAACCTCTCGATCTTCTGTTCATAGTCCCCGGATCCGACCTTAATGATCACGCTGTCAATCACGACGGCCAGCTCCTCTGGCCCCTTCCCGTTTGCGAGGATCTCAACGCGGTTGCGTTCCGTGGCGATCTTCTTCTCTTTGAGAACGCCCGCGAGCCTAAGCGCCTCGACAAAGGTTTCACGCATCTTGGCAGGATCGCCGTTTATTATCGGCAGAAACGGAACACCGTCGCCCTGTATCTTCTCGAGCATCCTGCCCTTTTCGTCGATGAGAAAAGAATGACCCTTTCTATCCAGGATGGCGAAGGGCGTCGCCTCCGAAACCCTTATCAAGAGGCGTTCCGGAAGTTCCTTTCTGATACTCACGGTCCGGATCCAGGGAGACTCCAACAGCCTCTCGGAAACGCGCCGGGGAGATACCATGAGAAGATTGTCCCCTTTCTTGACCCCTGCAGCTGCTCTCAACTCCGCATCCGACATATGCCTGTTCCCTGAAAAGACTACCTCCTTCACGGCGAATATCCCCGAACTGACCCGATAGAGACCGACACCGAGCACGACGCCCGCAGAGCCGAGGAGGAAGAGAACGAGAAGCGCACGGTAATGTCTCCTGACCCAGGACCTCCGGGTTGGTGCGGTACGGCCGTTCTTCCTGTGGATGGCCTTCACCGCTTCTCTCCCCCGGCTATCGCCTCCCCCAGAATAGCCTCTATGAGCTCCGGGAAACCGAGTCCCGCACGATTTGCTATCTTCGGAAGAAGGCTCGTCTCGGTCATTCCCGGTATTGTGTTCACCTCGAGCACGTAGGGATTCCCGTCCGAATCGATGATGAGATCAACCCTGGTAGCGCCTTCACATCCCAGGGCTCGATGGGCTGCGAGGGCCGTGCCCTCCGCCTCCCCGAGAACTTCGGCATCGATCTCGGGCGGGAGTATGTAGTCTGTAAGACCGGGGGTATATTTCGCTTCATAATTATAGAAATCAAGCTTCGTCCTGATCTCCACGGCGCCGAGGACGGTGTTGTTGAGAATGCCGACCTGGACCTCTTTGCCCTCTATATATTTTTCTATGATGACTCGCCCGCCGAACTTTAGGGCATGATCGAGTGCAGGAAGAAAAGAGGCTTCCTCCCTCACGATGCTCACCCCTATGCTTGATCCCTCTGCTGCGGGCTTGAGCACCCAGGGCAGGGTAAACGGGACCGTCTCTTTTCCGAAGCCGTTCACCTCCGATCCATTCCCCTCCCGAGAGGAACCGTTCCCGACAACGACGAATGGCGGGACAGGGATCCGATGGTAAAGGAATATCTTTTTCGCGGACTCCTTATCCATGGCAAGGGCTGAGGCGAGGACCCGTGATCCCGTATAGGGAATACCCATAACCTCGAGGAGGCCTTGGATAGCCCCATTCTCGCCGTGTCCGCCGTGAAGGACGAGGATCGCTATTTCGATTCCTTCCCGCTTCAACACGTCACAGATGTCATGTCCGACGTCAATAGCTGCAACCCGATATCCCCTGCGTTCCAGGGCATTGAAGACAGCGGCACCGCTTTTGAGAGAGACCTCTCGCTCCGCCGAAGCGCCACCCATGAGAACACCTATCTTCCTATCCGTTACCATGGCACCGAATCGGGAAGACCATTCTGGAGATCCGAATGCTCACGTTCTTCCCGCAATCCTCATTTCCAGTTCGAGCTCAGTACCGAACACCCTCTTAACCCTCTCCCTTACATCTTCCATGAGCGCAAGAAAATCAGCCGCAGTTCCGTCGCCCCTGTTAATAAAGAAGTTTGCATGAAGGGCAGACACCTCTATGCCGCCTCTCTTCATTCCCTTGCACCGGGCCTCATCAATGAGCTTCCCTGCCGCGGCGCCCTCAGGGTTCCTGAATACGCAACCGGCAGACCACGCGGAGAGAGGCTGTTTTTCGCGCTTTTCTCTGAGGAAACCCTTCATCCTTTCGGCAACGGCAGAAGGGTCGTCCTTTTCTAATCTCACATTTGCACTGAGTACAATGCCGTCATCGGGGATATCGGCCGACCGGTAGCCAAACCGGAGCTCTTCCCTTTTAAGAACAACCAAGCGGCCTTCCCTGTTTATCACGGTGACCGATTCTATGACATCAGCGGCAGCGTATCCAAAGGAGCCGGCATTGCCTTTGACGGCGCCGCCGACAGAGCCCGGGATGCCGGCCAGACCTTCAATCCCCCTGCATCCCTGCTCCTTTGCAAAATGGACCAGCTTCTGAAGCGGTGATCCCGCCTGCACAAAGAGCCGTATCCCTTCGTCCTTCTCCTCGATAATCGTGATGCGATCCATCGCCCCGACGGAGAGAACGATTCCGGCAATGCCTCCATCGCGGACGAGAAGGTTGCTGCCCCCGCCCACGGGCATAATCGGGAAGCCCCTGGCAGCGGCTCCCGCAAGAAGATATTTCAGGGAGGTCGGATCATCGGGAATCGCAAAGGCGTCGGCAGGACCCCCTATTCTGAGTGTGGTCCTGTTTTTCATGGGTTCATCAAAGAGGACGTCGCCCTTGAAGTCATCTGCCTCCATAATCTCTCTTAAAATATTCTTATGCTCCGTCATAGCGGCTGAACCGGTCATCCCTCATCCTTCATCTTCTTGAGGAGTTCTTCCCCAACTCTCCAGACATCGCCGGCTCCGAGGGTGAGCAAGAAATCGTTCGGCCCGAGCATCGATACAAGGCTCTTCACGATGCGTTCCCTATCAGGCATATAGGTGACATTCCGCAGCCCCTTCTCATGCATCGCATGGAGTAACCGCTCCGAGTTCACGCCATCGAGAGGCCTTTCCCCTGCCGGATAGATATCCATGAGATAGAGGACGTCGGCATCGCCAAAGGAGGAGGCGAACTCATCGAAGAGGTCCCGCGTCCTCGTATACCGGTGCGGCTGGAAAAGCACGACCAACCTGCCCTCTCCCGGCAAGTCGCCTCGTGGCGCAGCGGTCAGTGCTTCCCTGGCAGCCCGGAGGGTCGCCTGTATTTCTGCGGGGTGGTGCCCGTAATCGTCAAATACCCTGATGCCCTTCGCCTCGCCCTTAAATTCGAACCTCCTCTGGATGCCGCTGAAACTCCTCAGTCCCTCCTTGATTTTTTCTATGTCCATTTTGAGTTCTACGCCTACCGCGATGCTTGCGAGGCTATTCAGCACATTATGGATGCCGGGAACGGGAACGAGGAAATTGCCGAGCTTCTTGCCCTTGTAATACACATCAAAGGTGATCGAGAGATACCCCTGAACGATCGAATCGGCAGAGATGTCGGCATCCCGTGAAAATCCGTACGTAATATATTTCCGGTGTATCTTCGGGAGTATCTCCCGTACGAACCGGTTTTCGATGCAGAGTATCGAGAGTCCGTAAAAAGGAACTTTATTGATGAAGGAAACGAAGGCATCCTTCAGGGAATCCATATCATTGAAGAAATCCATATGCTCCCTGTCGATGTTCGTTACGATCGCGATCGTCGGAGAGAGTTTCAGAAAAGACCCATCGCTCTCATCGGCCTCTGCGACGATGAAATCTCCCTGTCCGAGCCTCGCGTTGCTCCCCGTGGACCTCAGCTTGCCGCCTATCACGACTGTCGGATCGATGCCGCCGTGAGCGAGTATGGTCGCGAGAAGTGACGTGGTCGTCGTCTTGCCGTGTGCACCGGCAACGAGGATCCCGTATTTCAACCTTCCGAGTTCAGCGAGCATCTCGGCCCTCGGGATGACCGGTATTGACCTCTCCTTCGCTGCCATCACCTCGGGGTTCTGAGCTGAGACGGCGGAAGAGACAACGACAACATGGGCATCGTCGATGTTTTCGCGACGGTGTCCGATAGAGACCTTCATCCCGAGAACTCTGAGTCTGACGATCGTCTCGGTCTCCTTCAGATCGGAACCCGTGATCTCATATCCGAGATTATGGAGGACCTCGGCGATCCCGCTCATGCCGATTCCGCCAATGCCCACAAAGTGAATCGTCCGGTAGCGCTCAAACATGTTTCGACCCGCCTCCCGCCTCCAGCCTGCTGCCCGCAGCCCTGTACGCCGGTTGTTGTCCGACGAGGGCAGACATCTTGAGCAGGCTCAGGAGGATGTCCACGACCTTCTGCCCCGCGTCCGGCTTTCCAAGGGTCTTGCTCGACCTCTGCATCTCTGACCTCATCTCCGCGTCGCGGTAAAGATCCCGTATATTTTTTGCGAGGGTCTCGCCGTCGAGATCCTGATCAAGGATCACCCGGACGGCCCCCATCTCGGAAAGCCTCTGGGCGTTCAACTCCTGATGATGTCCTGCTGCATGCGGGTACGGTATGAGGATCGCCGGCTTTCCGACCGCTGTCAGTTCGGCAAGGGTCGTAGCGCCCGCCCTCGATATCACGAGGTCCGCCACGGCATAGGCCTCGGCCATTTGATGGACGAAGGCGGTCACGGTCCCGCTGAACCCCCATTTCCGGTACGTCTCGCGGATGACCTCGTAGTCCTTCTTCCCGGTCTGATGAAGGAATTGAACGGCGTCCTTCAGATCGGTAATGAATGTAAAGGCACCGCTAACCGCATTATTGATGGCCCTCGCACCGGAGCTTCCGCCGAAGATGAAGATCGTGAATTTCCTCTTCTCGAGGCCGAAGAGGCCGTAAGCAGCTTCCCTGTTGCCCGAAAGGATCCCCGTTCTGATGGGGTTGCCCGTTATGAAAGTCTTGCTCTTCGGGAAGAAGGAAATGCTCTCATGATAGGTTACGCAGACAGCATCGGCAATCCTCCCGAGCACCTTATTCGCAAGGCCCGGGACGGAATTCTGCTCGGTTATGAGTGTCTGCATAGACAGGAGCTTCCCGATGAGGACAGGACCGAAGGAAGCGTAGCCGCCCACCCCGATGACAGCATCAGGCCGCAATTCCCGCAGCAGGGTATAGGAGTCGTAAAGCGAGAGAACCATTCTCGCCATGCCCCTGATCTTCTTCAGGGGCGACTTCCCTACAATGCCCTCCGCCCTGAGATACTTTACCTGGTATCCGGCCTTCGGTATTATGGAGGCCTCGATGCCGTGCTCCGTCCCGATAAAGATCACTTCGGCAGACCTGTCCCTTCTCTTGATCTCTTCTGCTATGGCGATGCCGGGGAAGAGATGACCGCCCGTGCCGCCGCCTGCAATGACTACTTTCATCCGGCCACCCTCCTGGCCTGATCCGCTGACGCCACTCCTTCCGTGACGGCCCGCTTACGTCCGTAAACAGACATGAATGCCTTCTTTCTTCTGATGATTCCCTCGGTTCTGTCAACACTCTTTCTCTCCCGCTTCCCCTTCGATACATTGAGGAGGATCCCGATCGCCACAAGGTTGACGAGGAGGGCCGAACCGCCGTAACTCACGAAAGGCAGCGGGAGCCCCTTCGTCGGGGCGAGGCCGGTGGCCACGGCGAAATTTATCAGGGCCTGAAGCGCTATCATCATCGAAAGACCCGATGCGAGATAGTAGGAAAAGGGATCATCCTTCGCCCTGTTCGCGATCTGCATGCCTCGTATGAACTGGAAGAGAAAGAAGCAGACGAGGGCAGCGGCACCGATGAAGCCGAGCTCCTCTCCGACGAGGGAGAAGATGAAATCCGTATGAGACTCCGGAAGGAAGGATAGTTTCTGTTTGCTCTCTCCGAGGCCGACGCCCGAGAAGCCCCCGCTTCCGAGAGCGATGAAGGACTGTATCAACTGGAACCCTCCGCCCAGAGAGTCGTCCCATGGATTGAGAAAGGAGAGTATCCGCCTGAAGCGGTACGGTTCCATCACGAGTTTCAGGGAAACAGGGATGATCAGGAGCGCGAGGGACATCACATACTTCAGTCTCATTCCAGAGAGTACGAGGAGGATGACCGTGATGAGTCCGAGACTCATGGCGGCGCCGAAATCAGGCTGTTTCAAGAATACCACCTGAAAGACTCCCATGACGGCGATCGGGATGATGAAGGAAAGGACGCTGTCGGTCCTATATGTCGGCTGCGACATATACCGGGCGAGGAAGATGACCATCGCGAGTTTCACCAGCTCCGACGGCTGGAAGGTCGAGGGCCAGAGGCGTATCCATCTCCGTGCGCCGCCCGCGGTAATGCCTATTTTAGGGACGAAGACGAGAACGAGGAGGACCAAGGAGAAGATGAGGAGGGGCACAGCCATCTTCTTCAGGGTATCTGCGCCGATTTTCGATGAGAGGTAGAGGAAAGAAAGCCCTATGAGGATCGTAAAGAGATGACGTCTGAAATAATAGAACTGGGTTATATTCCTCCTGGCGAAGACGGGAGTCACAACGGATGTCGAGCTATAGACCATGAGCGCTCCGAACCCTACGAGCAGGAGGGTGGCGAACAAAAGCCATCTGTCATACTGTCTCTCGTTGAAAGTATTCATGACAGCCCCATAACGATCCTCTTGAATTCTTTACCCCTGTGCTCGAAATCCCTGAACATATCGAAACTCGCGCAGGCGGGAGAGAGCAGGACGATGTCTCCCCGCCGGGCGTTCTGCCTCGCAAGAAGGACCGCCTCCGTGAAGTCTCCCGCGAGGACCGTCTTCGTGAGGTCGCCGAGAGCCGTCTTCATCGTCCCTGATGCTTCACCGATGAGCACCAGGGTCTTGACCCTTTCCCTGATGAGGGATCTCAAAGGTCCGAAATCACCGGCCTTGTCCCTTCCGCCTGCTATGAGGACGATCGGCTCTCTGAACCCTTCGATCGATCTCACGACGGCACCGACATTCGTCCCCTTCGAATCATTGATATACTGAACGCCGTCAAGTTCACGGACAAACTCCATCCTGTGTTCGAGGCCCGGGAATTCCCGCAGTACTTCCACGAGGGCTCCCGGTTGGACACCTGCAAGGAGAGCCATGGCCGATGCGGCCATGGCATTCTCCAGGTTGTGAACCCCTTTTATCCTTACCTCTTCAGTCCCGATGAACTCAGCGCGTAATGCTCCCCGTTGCCCTTCGGGGAGATTACAGATGATTCTTTCCCCGTCAGAGTAGACGCCCCGGACTTCCCTCTTCCGGCTGAAGAAATAGACCTCCGGGATGTTCGGTCTCTTTCTATCCGATGTCTCACGGTAGATTCTCATCGTCTCTTCGTCATCGGCATTCAGCACAAGGAAGTCATCCCTCTCCTGGTTCAGAAAAATCCTCGCCTTCGCCTCGCCATACTCGTCCGAGGAGCGGTACCGGTCCAGATGATCAGGCGTAATATTAAGGATGGCGGCACCCTTCGGTTTAAACCGCTCAATCGATTCGAGCTGAAAACTCGATACCTCGGCAACGATAAAATCCGCCTCCAATGGTTCGTTCCGCGTGAGGCGTCCGTTGCCTCCCGCCCTCTTCACGATCTCTTCCGTCAGCGCATTTCCGATATTTCCTCCGAACACCGTATGAAAACCGGCCCTGACAAGCATCAGGTCGAGGAGGGTCGTCGTCGTTGATTTTCCATTGGTCCCCGTTATCGCGAGGAACTGCGGCACATCGCCTCCCGCCTTCGGCTGCAGACCACTGACCGCTTCGTAAGCGAGTTCGAGTTCACCGATTATCTTTATCCCCATCCCCCTCGCCTTCCTGAGAGGCTCGATCGTAAGGGGAATGCCGGGACTCACCACAACCATGTCAATACCTTTCAAACTCTCCGGGTAATCTCCGAGGGACATCTTGACAGAGGGAGAAATCCCGTCGAGAACCCCCCCCAGCTGTTCCTTTCTCTTCTTATCCGTCACCGTCACGTCGGCTCCAAGGAGCGAAAGGAGATTTGCCGCACCCGCGCCGCTCCTCCCGAGACCGACGACGAGTATCCTCTTACCCTTGAGTTCCATCGCCCCCTTCAACTGACATCGGCGTTCTTCGCGCGCGTTTGTTCTGTCGCATAATGTTTCGTCTTCGTTTTCTTCTTCCCCTTCGCCTTCTTCCCGCTCTTCTTTTCGGCCTTCTTGTATGACGCCTTTTTCGCCTGCGGGGCATCAGGATTGTAGGAAGCCCTCTCGAGAGCCGGCCGGTAGTCGGACCGAGTAAAGTAGACGGACGGCTCTTCTTGACTGTTCCGAACGGTGAAGCCCCTGGCGAGCAATGACCCGGATTCCTTCCAGAGCGTTTCCCGGGAAGGCGCGCCCATCACCGCAACAATGATCGTCTCATCGTCCTGAAGGCCGGCACAGACGAAACAGTGTTTCGCCGCCCTCGTATATCCCGTCTTGCCTCCGAGAAGAGAGTCGTCTTCCCAGAGGAGCTTATTGATGTTCTTCAGAAATATGGTCCTGCCTGCTTCGGTACTGACGCTACTCGCCTTGGTATTGATGATTTCTCTGATGAGGGGATACCGCAGAGAATTCCTCATCATCCGGGAGAGATCGTATACTGTGCTGTACTGCCCGTTCCCGGGCAGTCCCGTGGCGTTGATGAACTTGGTATCGGACATGCCGAGCGCGAGCACCTTCTGGTTCATGAGTTCGGCAAACTTCTCCTCCGTGCCTCCGGCGGCCTCGGCCAGGGCGACAGCTGCGTCGTTCGCAGACTTCAGGAGGGCCGCGTAGAGAAGGGTCCTCACCGTCACCTTCTCTCCCGCTCTGAAATGCGCCTTAACGGGAGATACATTCGCGGCTCTCTCACTGATCGTGACCACGTCATTGACATCGAGTCTGTCGAGAGCCACCATGGCGGTCATGAGTTTCGTGGTGCTCGCCGGAGGGAGCCTGAGGTTAGGGTTCTTCCCATAGAGCACCCTTCCCGTCGATGCCTCTATGACTATCGCGGCACGGGAGTGAATGTCATCGGCATGAGCCGCTGAGGCAAGCAGTAAGAAACAGACGGCAAAGCAAAGCAGGAGGATGCCTTTCCCTGCGGTTTTTTTCTCTCTGCTGCCGCCGATAGGGTACTGATCGCTGTGTTTCATGTTCACCTCACTTTCAAGGTCGTAAGACTCAAGAGCGCCAGCATGATGCCGAGTATCCAGAACCTGACGATGACCTTCGCCTCCGGCCAACCTTTCAGTTCAAAATGATGATGGATAGGCGCCATTTTGAAGACCCTCTTTCCCGTTAGCTTGAATGACGCAACCTGAAGGATTACGGAGAACGTTTCTATGACAAAGATCCCTCCGACCACCGCGAGGACGATCTCATGTTTCGTTATCACCGCCAGTGTCCCCAATGCGCCGCCGAGACCGAGGGAGCCGACATCCCCCATGAAGACGTCCGCCGGATAAGAGTTGTACCAGAGGAATCCGAGAGACGCCCCCAGGATCGCTCCGCAGAATACCGTCAGTTCTCCCGTACCGGGCAGGAAGAGGACCTGAAGATACTGTGCAAGGTTCTTATTCCCCGAGATGTACACAAGGGCGCCGTTGGCAAGGACGGCGATGCCGACGAGGCCTATCGCAAGGCCGTCGATGCCGTCGGTCAGATTCACCGCATTGGAAGAACCGATCATGACCATGACCGAAAAGGGTATGTAGAACCACCCCAGATCAAAGAGCCATCTCTTGAAAAAGGGGATGCTCAGGACATCGGTGTAGGGGTCTT
Encoded proteins:
- the ftsZ gene encoding cell division protein FtsZ codes for the protein MFEIDDVKGQAAKIKVVGVGGAGGNAVNNMIASGLQGVDFVAVNTDMQALETSLAATRVQIGASITRGLGAGADPQIGKQSALEDREVLADSLRGADMIFLTAGMGGGTGTGASPVITSLAKEMGILTVAIVTKPFFYEGKTRALKAEEGVRDLKVNVDTLIVIPNDRISLVVEKKVAFHKGFSVTDEVLRQAIQGISDIILTPGLINVDFADVKTTMENTGRAVMGVGAGKGEGGAIEAAKKAITNPLLEDSSIEGARGILINITGGTQLSLGDVQDAASIIYDSAHEGANIIFGAVINPDVEDEVKITVIATGFDEKKEKVELQQVRKWAPVREPLTYRGSERVLAKNIVPAVSMNGIASDLMPYEDPLDVPTFLRNAPQRTM
- the ftsA gene encoding cell division protein FtsA, with translation MTASQKSGSKLAVGLDVGTTKICAIVGKEERGKITILAVGVSPSAGLRKGVVVDADLAVSSIQRAIRDASEKAGRPIRSAYVGIAGGHIKGFSGSGAIAIKNREVRLDDVERLMDAAGAVYVPVERDILHVIPAGFRLDGLNGITDPIGMQGELLEANVHIVTGSVASVRNLIACCTRAGVDVLDILLEPLASAEAVLGETERNKGTVLVDIGGGTTDMALYRDGVLRHTAVLAIGGDHLTNDIAVGLGVTAGEAEKIKKAYGCASPGMVDSHESLSAVIDLGGGEAKTLKIPLRHLSEIIRARCEEFLGLVRKEVVGVPFALSKAAVVLTGGTSLLRGIGELAGEIFGTPVKIGIPEGVTDGGLVRSPIYATGVGLVRYGLSRYYHDHADFEAAGVFERMRKWVNGFFR
- a CDS encoding FtsQ-type POTRA domain-containing protein, with amino-acid sequence MKAIHRKNGRTAPTRRSWVRRHYRALLVLFLLGSAGVVLGVGLYRVSSGIFAVKEVVFSGNRHMSDAELRAAAGVKKGDNLLMVSPRRVSERLLESPWIRTVSIRKELPERLLIRVSEATPFAILDRKGHSFLIDEKGRMLEKIQGDGVPFLPIINGDPAKMRETFVEALRLAGVLKEKKIATERNRVEILANGKGPEELAVVIDSVIIKVGSGDYEQKIERFFSLEDEIKKRAITVDYVDLRFASRVVVKPVNEVVR
- a CDS encoding D-alanine--D-alanine ligase, with protein sequence MVTDRKIGVLMGGASAEREVSLKSGAAVFNALERRGYRVAAIDVGHDICDVLKREGIEIAILVLHGGHGENGAIQGLLEVMGIPYTGSRVLASALAMDKESAKKIFLYHRIPVPPFVVVGNGSSREGNGSEVNGFGKETVPFTLPWVLKPAAEGSSIGVSIVREEASFLPALDHALKFGGRVIIEKYIEGKEVQVGILNNTVLGAVEIRTKLDFYNYEAKYTPGLTDYILPPEIDAEVLGEAEGTALAAHRALGCEGATRVDLIIDSDGNPYVLEVNTIPGMTETSLLPKIANRAGLGFPELIEAILGEAIAGGEKR
- the murB gene encoding UDP-N-acetylmuramate dehydrogenase, with amino-acid sequence MTGSAAMTEHKNILREIMEADDFKGDVLFDEPMKNRTTLRIGGPADAFAIPDDPTSLKYLLAGAAARGFPIMPVGGGSNLLVRDGGIAGIVLSVGAMDRITIIEEKDEGIRLFVQAGSPLQKLVHFAKEQGCRGIEGLAGIPGSVGGAVKGNAGSFGYAAADVIESVTVINREGRLVVLKREELRFGYRSADIPDDGIVLSANVRLEKDDPSAVAERMKGFLREKREKQPLSAWSAGCVFRNPEGAAAGKLIDEARCKGMKRGGIEVSALHANFFINRGDGTAADFLALMEDVRERVKRVFGTELELEMRIAGRT
- the murC gene encoding UDP-N-acetylmuramate--L-alanine ligase, which produces MFERYRTIHFVGIGGIGMSGIAEVLHNLGYEITGSDLKETETIVRLRVLGMKVSIGHRRENIDDAHVVVVSSAVSAQNPEVMAAKERSIPVIPRAEMLAELGRLKYGILVAGAHGKTTTTSLLATILAHGGIDPTVVIGGKLRSTGSNARLGQGDFIVAEADESDGSFLKLSPTIAIVTNIDREHMDFFNDMDSLKDAFVSFINKVPFYGLSILCIENRFVREILPKIHRKYITYGFSRDADISADSIVQGYLSITFDVYYKGKKLGNFLVPVPGIHNVLNSLASIAVGVELKMDIEKIKEGLRSFSGIQRRFEFKGEAKGIRVFDDYGHHPAEIQATLRAAREALTAAPRGDLPGEGRLVVLFQPHRYTRTRDLFDEFASSFGDADVLYLMDIYPAGERPLDGVNSERLLHAMHEKGLRNVTYMPDRERIVKSLVSMLGPNDFLLTLGAGDVWRVGEELLKKMKDEG
- the murG gene encoding undecaprenyldiphospho-muramoylpentapeptide beta-N-acetylglucosaminyltransferase produces the protein MKVVIAGGGTGGHLFPGIAIAEEIKRRDRSAEVIFIGTEHGIEASIIPKAGYQVKYLRAEGIVGKSPLKKIRGMARMVLSLYDSYTLLRELRPDAVIGVGGYASFGPVLIGKLLSMQTLITEQNSVPGLANKVLGRIADAVCVTYHESISFFPKSKTFITGNPIRTGILSGNREAAYGLFGLEKRKFTIFIFGGSSGARAINNAVSGAFTFITDLKDAVQFLHQTGKKDYEVIRETYRKWGFSGTVTAFVHQMAEAYAVADLVISRAGATTLAELTAVGKPAILIPYPHAAGHHQELNAQRLSEMGAVRVILDQDLDGETLAKNIRDLYRDAEMRSEMQRSSKTLGKPDAGQKVVDILLSLLKMSALVGQQPAYRAAGSRLEAGGGSKHV
- the ftsW gene encoding putative lipid II flippase FtsW: MNTFNERQYDRWLLFATLLLVGFGALMVYSSTSVVTPVFARRNITQFYYFRRHLFTILIGLSFLYLSSKIGADTLKKMAVPLLIFSLVLLVLVFVPKIGITAGGARRWIRLWPSTFQPSELVKLAMVIFLARYMSQPTYRTDSVLSFIIPIAVMGVFQVVFLKQPDFGAAMSLGLITVILLVLSGMRLKYVMSLALLIIPVSLKLVMEPYRFRRILSFLNPWDDSLGGGFQLIQSFIALGSGGFSGVGLGESKQKLSFLPESHTDFIFSLVGEELGFIGAAALVCFFLFQFIRGMQIANRAKDDPFSYYLASGLSMMIALQALINFAVATGLAPTKGLPLPFVSYGGSALLVNLVAIGILLNVSKGKRERKSVDRTEGIIRRKKAFMSVYGRKRAVTEGVASADQARRVAG